The proteins below come from a single Miscanthus floridulus cultivar M001 chromosome 1, ASM1932011v1, whole genome shotgun sequence genomic window:
- the LOC136506526 gene encoding uncharacterized protein — MSAAAAAGQQVAPAIVAVTEAEEWEVCACCGLREECTPAYAAGVRARYGGHWLCGLCGDAVGEEVAAGGGSVLEVEAAIAGHAAFCRALGGRRTPAAAERLIAAVRRLLRNADAGGKQEDKAVVVVEFQEAAS; from the coding sequence atgtccgcggcggcggcggccgggcagCAGGTGGCGCCGGCCATCGTGGCCGTGACCGAGGCGGAGGAGTGGGAGGTGTGCGCGTGCTGCGGGCTCAGGGAGGAGTGCACGCCGGCGTACGCGGCCGGCGTGCGCGCGCGGTACGGCGGGCACTGGCTGTGCGGGCTCTGCGGCGACGCCGTGGGCGAGGAGGTCGCCGCCGGGGGCGGGTCGGTGCTGGAGGTCGAGGCGGCGATCGCGGGGCACGCCGCCTTCTGCCGCGCGCTCGGCGGGCGCCGGACGCCGGCCGCGGCCGAGCGGCTCATCGCGGCGGTGCGGCGGCTCCTCCGCAACGCCGACGCGGGCGGCAAGCAGGAGGACAAggccgtggtggtggtggagttCCAGGAGGCCGCCTCTTGA